A DNA window from Geovibrio ferrireducens contains the following coding sequences:
- a CDS encoding nitrogen fixation protein NifZ, whose protein sequence is MEFRENQKVRVLGCTKSDGTCAGCNRGKVVAEEGEEGFVCQITEFLFEPVVVVHFLETNKKVGFRKHELEIIEDYDPDEMVWIKVKKDGSQNTVSTS, encoded by the coding sequence ATGGAATTCAGAGAAAACCAGAAGGTCAGAGTTCTCGGCTGCACAAAAAGTGACGGAACCTGCGCAGGCTGCAACCGCGGAAAGGTGGTTGCCGAAGAGGGAGAGGAAGGTTTTGTCTGCCAGATTACGGAGTTCCTCTTTGAGCCTGTTGTTGTGGTTCATTTCCTTGAAACCAACAAAAAAGTCGGTTTCAGGAAGCATGAGCTTGAAATTATCGAAGATTACGATCCGGACGAGATGGTCTGGATAAAAGTTAAGAAAGACGGCTCTCAGAATACGGTTTCAACATCGTAG
- a CDS encoding 4Fe-4S binding protein, protein MKQFLSGFALYLRSDKTSVRRLIQYIFLASTIYVGIRFYFYLSALGAGDMSAVKPGGVEAFLPISALMGLKRLVFSGNYDMIHPAGLTLLIVFLLISIIFKRGFCGYICPVGLISETVGAAGKNIKIHRFIAYPLFLLKYLLLGFFVYIILIQMSLPSIEGFLNAPYNKVSDAKMMDFFADPSRTTLIVLAVLMILGLLFRNFWCRFLCPYGALMGLVSLLSPFKIKRDKDACINCMKCTNICPMDIQVHKAVTVHSPECIGCHDCVRVRANDKCLKTYKTDYRYLTLAVFLLFWAAVAAAMLTGFWQSEVSNEEYRFWLERLGQLSH, encoded by the coding sequence ATGAAACAGTTTCTGAGCGGTTTTGCTCTTTACCTCAGGTCGGATAAAACGTCAGTCAGGCGTTTGATCCAGTATATCTTCCTTGCCTCAACGATTTACGTGGGCATAAGGTTCTATTTTTATCTGTCTGCCCTTGGTGCGGGGGATATGTCCGCAGTGAAGCCCGGAGGCGTGGAGGCATTTCTCCCTATAAGCGCGCTGATGGGGCTTAAGCGCCTTGTTTTCAGCGGAAACTATGACATGATTCACCCGGCGGGACTGACTCTTCTCATTGTCTTTCTTTTAATCAGCATCATTTTCAAACGCGGCTTCTGCGGATATATCTGTCCGGTGGGGCTGATCTCCGAAACTGTAGGCGCAGCGGGGAAGAACATCAAAATACACAGATTCATAGCTTACCCCCTGTTTCTTCTGAAATACCTTCTGCTGGGCTTTTTTGTTTACATCATACTCATACAGATGTCTCTGCCCTCCATAGAAGGCTTTCTGAATGCGCCTTACAACAAGGTTTCAGACGCGAAGATGATGGACTTTTTTGCTGACCCCTCACGCACAACGCTCATAGTTCTCGCTGTGCTTATGATACTCGGCCTTCTGTTCAGAAACTTCTGGTGCAGGTTTCTATGCCCTTACGGTGCGCTGATGGGGCTTGTCTCCCTGCTTTCACCCTTCAAAATCAAGCGTGATAAAGATGCCTGCATAAACTGCATGAAATGCACAAATATATGCCCCATGGACATACAGGTGCACAAGGCGGTGACAGTCCATTCCCCGGAATGCATAGGCTGTCATGACTGTGTGAGAGTGCGGGCGAATGACAAATGTCTTAAAACTTACAAAACTGATTACAGATACCTGACACTGGCGGTTTTCCTGCTGTTCTGGGCGGCTGTGGCAGCTGCCATGCTCACAGGCTTCTGGCAGTCGGAGGTTTCAAACGAGGAATACCGCTTCTGGCTGGAAAGGCTAGGTCAGCTCAGTCACTGA
- a CDS encoding NAD(+)--dinitrogen-reductase ADP-D-ribosyltransferase, translating into MINLDESHKAGVYYHSTNKINIPAKLFVSREYNVGVIPITIDGVLEYHRRLFEIVASAGSIDEASFFFESYMNELFALEERVNGKKVGSYIRLLKSWLFDSNNSAGAVLKGWVENRFGLIPFYHGQSIPGLYSKEYYDYLQEWMNSRTNKNSMFSQLDLLYTYTQTIIKAYCENHVPTITLYRGVNDLSDHIIISQLSKRKYCIELNSLSSFTSEKEIAEQFGSKIIKAEVPYTKIVYFSEALPSRSFSGELEYLVIGGRYDVETVF; encoded by the coding sequence ATGATAAATCTTGATGAAAGCCACAAGGCAGGCGTTTATTACCACAGCACGAATAAAATCAATATTCCAGCGAAACTTTTCGTGAGCAGGGAATATAATGTCGGCGTGATCCCCATCACAATTGACGGCGTTCTTGAGTATCACCGCAGACTTTTTGAGATTGTCGCCTCCGCAGGAAGCATAGACGAAGCCTCCTTTTTCTTTGAAAGCTACATGAACGAGCTTTTCGCGCTGGAGGAAAGGGTAAACGGGAAAAAGGTCGGCAGCTACATCAGACTTCTGAAAAGCTGGCTCTTTGATTCCAATAACTCCGCCGGAGCAGTGCTCAAGGGCTGGGTGGAAAACCGGTTCGGGCTTATACCCTTTTACCACGGGCAGAGCATTCCGGGGCTTTATTCCAAGGAGTATTACGATTATCTTCAGGAGTGGATGAATTCCAGAACGAATAAAAACAGCATGTTTTCGCAGCTCGACCTGCTGTACACATACACCCAGACAATAATTAAGGCATACTGCGAAAATCATGTTCCCACCATAACCCTTTACAGGGGCGTAAACGACCTGAGCGATCACATAATAATCAGCCAGCTCTCAAAAAGAAAATACTGCATCGAACTGAACTCCCTCTCCTCTTTCACTTCGGAAAAGGAGATAGCAGAACAGTTCGGCAGTAAGATAATTAAGGCAGAAGTGCCTTATACAAAGATAGTGTACTTCTCAGAAGCCCTGCCCAGCAGGTCATTCAGCGGTGAGCTGGAATATCTGGTGATAGGCGGGCGCTACGATGTTGAAACCGTATTCTGA
- a CDS encoding response regulator — translation MAAETVKAKILYIEDEALTRMLMVRQLKLYFSDVFEAGDGREGFEVFMSAKPDVIITDLSMPYLDGFQLVEKVREQGGSTKFIITTAFREETDSLKDCEILFKPISFADVYSCVTRLLNQ, via the coding sequence ATGGCGGCTGAGACTGTTAAAGCAAAAATACTCTACATCGAAGACGAGGCGCTCACCAGAATGCTCATGGTGCGCCAGCTTAAACTCTATTTCTCCGATGTTTTTGAGGCCGGCGACGGGCGGGAGGGCTTTGAGGTTTTTATGTCGGCAAAGCCTGATGTGATTATAACCGATCTCTCCATGCCGTATCTGGACGGATTCCAGCTTGTGGAAAAGGTCAGGGAGCAGGGAGGCAGCACCAAATTTATAATAACCACAGCTTTCAGGGAGGAAACCGACTCCCTGAAAGACTGCGAAATCCTGTTTAAGCCTATAAGTTTTGCGGATGTTTATTCCTGCGTTACCAGACTTCTGAATCAGTGA
- the fdxB gene encoding ferredoxin III, nif-specific codes for MAYITGVTKGGGKWTPEYVMDVDNSKCIACGRCYKACSFSCLSLHEDDDDDSAKRYMVLENDDACVGCKACAVACPKKCFTHAPMEA; via the coding sequence ATGGCCTATATCACCGGAGTTACAAAAGGCGGCGGCAAATGGACGCCTGAATATGTTATGGATGTCGACAACTCAAAATGTATCGCCTGCGGACGCTGTTATAAAGCTTGCAGCTTTAGCTGCCTTTCACTTCACGAAGATGACGATGACGATTCAGCGAAACGCTACATGGTACTCGAAAACGACGATGCCTGTGTAGGCTGCAAGGCCTGTGCTGTTGCTTGTCCGAAGAAGTGTTTCACCCACGCACCTATGGAGGCGTAA
- the nifA gene encoding nif-specific transcriptional activator NifA, whose protein sequence is MEKRLSYYKLLLNTIYDISLELNSKVSESAALQNVMNIMSNNLHIQNGTILITDPDTGLLMPKASHGLSRAALAEMVYKSGEGMVGKVFKYGFPIMLHDISLEPDFKDKIKRRDEEKTSFIAVPISHGNERIGVLAVDKHYREVVSYEAEVDILKMISALVASFMHKMKLINSEKKELIEEKERLRSEVAGKFSVKGLVGGSKLMQDVFKRISQVCRTKTTVLIRGESGTGKEMVAKAIHYSGDRSQKPFVAVNCAAIPKELIESELFGYKKGAFTGANADKKGKFELANGGTIFLDEIGDMPLEAQSKLLRVLQEMSIERIGGSESTPVDVRVIAATNRNLENAVRSGDFRLDLYYRLNVVSIFLPPLRKRREDIPELAKTALEKFNTNYGTKLKISPDVFPLLMKCSWPGNIRELENCIERAALSVTGNEITPAEFTCSRGEVCLAQLLENNGHAGCGEHAVCIESLNMDMSGGEQKFFCEHYPKSGEKAAEEPAKTAKPHTEMPLAVDDERQMVIDALEKTGWVQAKAARLLGMTVRQINYRIMKFGIEVKRI, encoded by the coding sequence ATGGAAAAGAGATTAAGCTACTATAAACTTCTGTTGAATACGATATACGACATAAGCCTTGAACTGAACTCCAAGGTCAGTGAAAGCGCTGCGCTCCAGAATGTTATGAACATTATGAGCAATAACCTTCATATACAAAACGGCACGATTCTGATCACCGACCCCGATACGGGACTGCTTATGCCGAAGGCATCCCACGGCCTCAGCAGAGCCGCCCTCGCCGAAATGGTGTACAAAAGCGGCGAAGGTATGGTGGGTAAGGTGTTTAAGTACGGCTTTCCCATAATGCTGCACGACATAAGCCTTGAGCCTGACTTTAAGGATAAAATCAAGCGCAGGGATGAGGAGAAAACCAGCTTCATTGCCGTTCCCATCAGCCACGGAAATGAGAGAATAGGAGTTCTCGCTGTGGATAAGCACTACCGTGAGGTGGTCAGTTATGAGGCAGAGGTGGACATTCTCAAAATGATTTCCGCCCTTGTAGCTTCGTTCATGCATAAAATGAAGCTGATAAACAGTGAAAAGAAAGAGCTCATAGAGGAAAAAGAGCGTCTCCGCAGTGAGGTTGCAGGGAAATTTTCCGTAAAAGGGCTTGTTGGCGGCAGCAAGCTTATGCAGGATGTCTTCAAAAGGATCTCGCAGGTCTGCCGCACCAAGACAACTGTCCTTATCAGAGGCGAAAGCGGAACAGGCAAGGAGATGGTGGCAAAGGCCATTCATTACTCCGGCGACCGTTCGCAGAAGCCTTTTGTAGCAGTAAACTGTGCCGCAATTCCCAAGGAGCTTATAGAGAGTGAACTCTTCGGTTATAAAAAGGGAGCGTTCACAGGAGCCAATGCGGATAAAAAAGGCAAGTTCGAACTTGCAAACGGCGGAACCATATTTCTGGATGAAATAGGGGACATGCCCCTTGAAGCGCAGAGCAAGCTGCTCCGTGTTCTTCAGGAGATGAGCATAGAGCGCATCGGCGGTTCTGAGTCAACCCCGGTGGATGTGCGTGTAATAGCGGCCACAAACAGAAACCTCGAAAACGCTGTCCGGTCAGGCGATTTCAGGCTGGATCTCTACTACAGGCTGAACGTTGTCTCCATCTTCCTCCCCCCTCTGCGAAAACGCAGGGAGGACATCCCCGAACTTGCCAAAACAGCCCTTGAAAAATTCAATACAAACTACGGCACAAAGCTTAAAATATCACCGGATGTTTTTCCGCTGCTTATGAAATGCTCATGGCCGGGGAACATACGCGAACTTGAAAACTGTATAGAGCGCGCTGCGCTTTCGGTTACCGGCAATGAGATAACGCCTGCCGAGTTCACCTGTTCCAGAGGGGAGGTCTGTCTCGCCCAGCTTCTGGAAAACAACGGTCACGCAGGCTGCGGAGAGCATGCTGTCTGTATTGAGTCGCTCAATATGGATATGTCCGGCGGAGAACAGAAGTTTTTCTGCGAGCATTACCCCAAATCTGGCGAAAAAGCAGCAGAAGAGCCCGCAAAAACGGCGAAACCGCACACGGAAATGCCCCTTGCCGTTGATGATGAACGGCAGATGGTTATAGATGCTCTCGAAAAAACAGGCTGGGTTCAGGCAAAGGCTGCCAGACTTCTGGGGATGACAGTGCGCCAGATCAACTACCGCATAATGAAATTCGGCATTGAAGTGAAAAGAATATAA